One segment of Camelus ferus isolate YT-003-E chromosome 26, BCGSAC_Cfer_1.0, whole genome shotgun sequence DNA contains the following:
- the BRF2 gene encoding transcription factor IIIB 50 kDa subunit, which produces MPGGGRCPDCGSTELVEDSHYSQSQLVCSECGCVVTEGVLTTTFSDEGNLREVTYSRSTGENEQVSRSQQRGLRRVRDLCRVLQLPPTFEDTAVAYYQQAYRHSGIRAARLQKKEVLVGCCVLITCRQRNWPLTMGTICTLLYADLDVFSGTYMQIVKLLGLDVPSLCLVDLVKTYCSSFKLFQASPSVPAKYVEDKEKMLSRTLQLVELADETWLVTGRHPLPVITAATFLAWQSLQPSDRLTCSLARFCKLANVDLPYPASSRLQELLAVLLRMAEQLAWLQVLKLDKRSVVKHIGDLLQHRHTLVRKAFRDGTAGTDIGEKELQGRGQGQGQGTEAVEGSSLDLPEGKRPASPALLLPPCMLKPPKRICPTPPVSTVTGDENISDSEIEQYLRTPQEVRDFQRAQAARQAATSVPNPP; this is translated from the exons ATGCCAGGCGGAGGCCGCTGCCCCGACTGCGGCTCCACTGAGCTCGTGGAAGACTCGCACTATTCGCAGAGCCAGCTGGTGTGCTCCGAATGCGGCTGCGTGGTCACCGAGGGAGTCCTTACGACCACCTTCAGTGACGAAGGCAACCTCCGAG AAGTAACCTATTCCCGAAGCACAGGGGAAAACGAACAAGTTAGTCGCAGCCAGCAACGAG GTCTCCGCCGAGTGAGAGACCTCTGTCGAGTTCTGCAGCTGCCACCAACATTTGAAGACACAGCAGTTGCCTACTACCAACAGGCCTACCGGCACTCTGGCATCCGAGCTGCCAGGCTGCAGAAGAAGGAGGTGTTGGTGGGGTGCTGTGTCTTAATTACCTGCCGGCAGCGTAACTGGCCCCTGACCATGGGAACCATCTGCACCCTGCTCTATGCAGATTTGGATGTATTTTCTGGCACCTACATGCAGATAGTGAAACTCCTCGGACTGGATGTGCCGTCTCTGTGCTTGGTAGACCTGGTGAAGACCTACTGTAGCAG CTTCAAACTGTTTCAAGCCTCCCCATCTGTGCCAGCCAAGTACGTggaagacaaagagaagatgCTGTCTCGAACGCTGCAGTTGGTGGAGCTGGCGGATGAGACGTGGCTGGTGACCGGGCGGCATCCCTTGCCTGTCATCACCGCCGCTACTTTCCTGGCTTGGCAGTCGCTGCAGCCTTCAGATCGGCTGACGTGTTCCCTTGCCCGGTTTTGTAAATTGGCGAACGTGGACCTGCCCTACCCTGCTTCCTCCCGCCTGCAGGAGCTGCTGGCCGTGCTGCTGCGGATGGCGGAGCAGCTGGCCTGGTTGCAGGTTCTGAAGCTTGACAAACGGTCTGTGGTGAAGCACATTGGTGACCTTCTCCAGCATCGCCACACATTGGTCCGGAAGGCTTTTCGAGATGGAACGGCAGGGACAGACATTGGGGAGAAGGAGCTACAGGGCCggggccaggggcagggacagggaacAGAGGCGGTGGAGGGTAGCTCCTTAGATTTGCCTGAGGGGAAGCGGCCAGCaagccctgctctcctcctcccaccctgcatGTTGAAGCCCCCAAAGCGGATCTGTCCCACCCCGCCTGTGTCCACAGTCACCGGAGATGAGAACATTTCTGATAGTGAAATCGAACAGTATTTGCGTACCCCTCAGGAAGTCAGGGACTTCCAGAGAGCCCAAGCTGCTAGGCAGGCTGCCACGAGTGTTCCTAACCCTCCCTGA
- the RAB11FIP1 gene encoding rab11 family-interacting protein 1 isoform X1 translates to MSLAASAGRGLGAVWSPTHVQVTVLQARGLRAKGPGGTSDAYAVIQVGKEKYATSVSERSLGAPVWREEATFELPPLLSAEAAPAAAATLQLTVLHRALLGLDKFLGRAEVDLRELHRDQGRRKTQWYTLKSKPGKKDKERGEIEVDIQFMRNNMTASMFDLSVKDKSRNPFGKLKDKIKAKNKDSASDTASAIVPSVAPAADSDDESPSKDKKKKSKIKTLFSKSNLQKTPLSQSMSVLPTSKSDRVLLRPGDFQSRWEDDDEDESSSASDVLSHKRTASEDPKQLNQINFSLPKKEGLSFLGGLRSKNDVLSRSNVCINGNHVYVEQPEAKSETKDSSPSSSPSPQGFRKKRLFSSTENLATQPWKEPGEGGAVSSESSTKDSFKSMTLPSYQPRGSGDLRENTAPATLEAAKETKESKKQENKKSSLLSLVTGRKDVAKGSEGESPSAAPRKEREGPPSGAKPREDRLGPAEDLGRRSEKEPAAVVSERGRSLNPFEGVQIPEPEADPQPKSPPAPPVALPRAPQTRAVKPRLDVSPEGQPTPRPRLLPRPGPALSFSALSSSSDQTPVPSKPGHDSESQSPESPSVSSSFSSPIVAPISTSTPIENWLSTDTGQASSEEPPSLLKAELQKESLIQVPDTASWTKGSLPKQPPVPVGKGMEDSPMGKTSRNDPEQSFLTLPDMGQEEELLGFPPQKRGDIPSSEEAGEVTSALSLGRGRTESLTGEPLMGKDTDSEGPSRSPVGDTAGDGGVSPAVKEAAAALPLGELVPSLDSEMQRWEEMGLDASEGGEKIQKWVSFSEKLFMEEEVEEAPALIHRDRGDPQGPIREGAVPGNMWDAGESQEREPGPASLAGRPPLLSSQGAFSEGPTRSASSGRDSPLFRTERDDTWMARNQSKASDHEGLLPDPPCSLQSTCEMKPPVMAHLDLTLPSIPEVASDDERVDQDEDNRGPAKVAALGGGASSPSTLPTRPEMEKGPSGEASRSAESLQDPRWAAPRAPAPASPEQTPAPAVHEPRLGESSHLDEQPRGPGDGEEAKPVGNGRPGQPPATLAPPGASTPFPEPFPATHPPPSSPHSDTHHTNTAESQKKATAEGSAGKVENSGKRKPLLQAWVSPSETQPVSAQPNAGSGSAKHRPHPVKPMNTTATKVANSSLGTATIISENLINEAIMKKYKPSDPAFAYAQLTHDELIQLVLRQKETISKKESQVRQLEDYIDNLLVRVMEETPNILRVPSQVGKKAGKM, encoded by the exons GTGGTATACCTTGAAATCCAAACCAGGAAAGAAGGATAAAGAGCGAGGAGAAATTGAGGTTGACATCCAGTTTATGAGAAACAACATGACCGCTAGCATGTTTGACCTTTCCGTGAAAGACAAGTCTCGGAATCCGTTTGGGAAACTGAAGGACAAAATCAAGGCGAAGAACAAGGACAGCGCATCAGATACCGCATCAGCCATCGTCCCCAGCGTGGCACCCGCGGCGGACAGTGATGACGAGTCTCCTTCCAAAGACAAGAAGAAGAAGTCAAAGATCAAGACCTTGTTTTCCAAGTCCAACCTGCAGAAAACGCCACTCTCCCAGTCCATGTCTGTCCTGCCCACTTCAAAGTCAGACAGAGTGCTGCTTCGTCCTGGAGACTTTCAGTCCCGGTGGGAGGATGATGACGAGGATGAGTCGTCCTCTGCCTCAGATG TCTTGTCTCACAAGAGAACAGCCAGCGAGGATCCTAAGCAGCTGAACCAGATCAACTTCAGCCTCCCCAAGAAGGAAGGGCTCTCCTTCCTGGGCGGCCTTCGGTCAAAGAATGACGTCCTTTCCCGCTCTAACGTCTGTATCAACGGGAACCACGTCTACGTGGAGCAGCCTGAAGCCAAGAGCGAGACCAAGGACAGCTCTCCGTCCTCCTCCCCGTCCCCCCAGGGCTTCAGGAAGAAGCGTTTGTTCTCCTCTACGGAAAACCTGGCCACTCAGCCTTGGAaagagcctggggagggaggtgctgtGTCTTCTGAGTCTTCCACAAAGGACTCTTTCAAGTCCATGACTCTGCCGTCCTACCAGCCAAGGGGCAGCGGGGACCTTCGGGAGAACACTGCTCCGGCGACCTTGGAGGCTGCGAAAGAAACCAAAGAGAGCAAGAAACAGGAGAACAAGaagtcctctctgctctccctggtGACGGGGAGGAAGGACGTAGCCAAGGGCAGTGAGGGCGAAAGCCCGTCTGCTGCCCCCAGGAAGGAGCGGGAAGGCCCGCCCTCGGGGGCGAAACCCCGGGAGGACAGGCTGGGGCCAGCTGAAGACCTTGGGAGGAGGTCAGAGAAAGAGCCGGCGGCTGTTGTCTCCGAACGAGGTAGATCCCTGAACCCCTTTGAAGGTGTGCAGATCCCAGAACCTGAAGCTGACCCACAGCCCAAGTCTCCACCCGCACCACCAGTTGCCTTGCCAAGGGCTCCCCAGACCAGAGCTGTGAAACCCCG ACTGGACGTGTCTCCAGAGGGTCAGCCCacaccccgcccccgcctccttccccgccccggccctgctctgtctttctctgctctctcctccagtTCTGATCAGACACCTGTCCCGTCTAAACCGGGGCATGATTCAGAGAGCCAGTCCCCTGAgtctccttctgtctcctcctctttctcatccCCCATAGTAGCCCCCATCTCCACGTCCACTCCGATTGAAAACTGGCTGTCCACAGACACGGGCCAAGCCAGTTCTGAAGAACCACCTTCGCTTCTTAAAGCAGAGCTGCAAAAGGAGAGCTTAATACAAGTTCCAGATACTGCTTCTTGGACCAAGGGCTCACTTCCCAAACAGCCCCCCGTTCCGGTGGGTAAAGGAATGGAAGATTCTCCCATGGGGAAGACCAGCCGGAATGACCCAGAACAGTCTTTCCTGACACTGCCTGATATGGGGCAAGAAGAAGAGCTTCTGGGGTTTCCCCCCCAAAAACGAGGTGACATCCCTTCATCTGAAGAGGCTGGAGAAGTAACATCTGCCCTTTCTCTTGGAAGAGGCAGGACTGAAAGCCTTACAGGGGAGCCTCTGATGGGGAAGGACACAGACTCGGAGGGTCCGTCTAGGTCACCTGTGGGGGACACCGCCGGAGATGGCGGGGTGAGTCCTGCAGTTAAAGAAGCAGCAGCCGCCCTTCCCCTGGGAGAGTTGGTCCCCTCACTCGACTCGGAGATGCAGAGATGGGAAGAGATGGGTCTGGATGCTAGCGAGGGTGGAGAGAAGATCCAGAAGTGGGTATCGTTTTCCGAGAAGCTCTTTAtggaagaggaggtggaggaggcccCTGCGCTCATCCACAGGGACAGAGGGGACCCCCAGGGGCCAATTCGAGAAGGGGCTGTCCCTGGAAATATGTGGGATGCAGGAGAGTCACAGGAGAGGGAGCCTGGGCCCGCTTCCCTGGCGGGTCGCCCTCCCCTCCTATCCTCCCAGGGGGCTTTCTCAGAGGGCCCCACACGCTCGGCCAGCTCGGGGAGAGACAGTCCCCTCTTTAGGACTGAGAGAGACGACACTTGGATGGCTCGAAACCAGAGCAAAGCCAGTGACCATGAAGGTCTGCTGCCTGATCCCCCGTGCAGCCTCCAGTCAACCTGCGAGATGAAGCCCCCAGTTATGGCCCATCTGGACCTGACCCTGCCTTCCATCCCCGAAGTCGCATCGGATGATGAGAGAGTGGATCAGGATGAAGACAACAGGGGTCCAGCCAAGGTGGcggctctgggaggaggggcttcTTCCCCAAGCACCTTGCCCACTCGCCCTGAGATGGAGAAAGGCCCCAGCGGAGAGGCCAGCAGGTCAGCAGAGAGCCTGCAGGACCCCAGGTGGGCAGCGCCCAGGGCACCTGCCCCAGCTTCCCCAGAGCAGACTCCAGCCCCAGCAGTTCATGAGCCCCGTCTTGGCGAGAGCTCTCACTTGGATGAACAGCCGCGGGGCCCTGGTGATGGCGAGGAGGCAAAACCCGTGGGAAATGGGAGGCCAGGTCAGCCTCCTGCCACCCTGGCTCCCCCTGGGGCCAGCACCCCTTTTCCTGAGCCCTTTCCTGccacacaccctccccccagctctccaCACTCTGACACCCACCACACCAATACAGCAGAATCTCAAAAAAAAGCAACAGCAGAGGGCTCCGCAGGTAAAGTGGAAAATTCTGGCAAGAGGAAGCCGCTTCTTCAGGCCTGGGTCTCACCCTCAGAGACACAGCCGGTCTCAGCTCAGCCAAACGCTGGATCGGGGTCAGCCAAGCACAG ACCTCATCCTGTGAAGCCGATGAACACGACAGCCACCAAGGTTGCGAACTCCAGCTTGGGAACTGCCACCATCATCAGTGAGAACTTGATCAACGAAGCCATAATGAAG AAATACAAGCCCTCGGACCCTGCCTTTGCTTACGCACAGCTGACCCACGATGAGCTGATCCAGCTGGTCCTCAGGCAGAAAGAAACAATCAGCAAAAAGGAGTCTCAGGTTCGCCAGCTGGAAGACTACATCGACAACCTGCTGGTCCGGGTCATGGAGGAGACCCCCAACATCCTACGGGTCCCCTCGCAGGTCGGCAAAAAAGCAGGAAAGATGTGA